The Hemiscyllium ocellatum isolate sHemOce1 chromosome 7, sHemOce1.pat.X.cur, whole genome shotgun sequence genome window below encodes:
- the hspe1 gene encoding 10 kDa heat shock protein, mitochondrial has protein sequence MAGQAFKKFLPLFDRVLVEKVAAEKVTKGGIMLPEKSQGKVLQATVVAIGPGSRIKNGDIHPVNVKVGETVLLPEYGGTKVVLDDKDYYLFRDGDILGKYTA, from the exons gCAGGACAAGCATTCAAAAAGTTTCTGCCCCTTTTTGACCGTGTTTTGGTGGAAAAGGTTGCAGCAGAGAAGGTAACAAAAGGGGGCATCATGCTTCCAGAAAAATCCCAAGGCAAAGTGCTTCAAGCAACAGTTGTCGCGATTGGACCTGGCAGCCGAATAAAG AATGGTGACATCCACCCAGTTAATGTAAAAGTTGGTGAAACTGTTCTACTCCCAGAATATGGAGGGACTAAGGTTGTCTTGGATGATAAG GATTACTACTTGTTTAGAGATGGAGATATTCTTGGAAAATATACAGCATGA